A genomic segment from Gorilla gorilla gorilla isolate KB3781 chromosome 3, NHGRI_mGorGor1-v2.1_pri, whole genome shotgun sequence encodes:
- the LOC134758350 gene encoding leucine-rich repeat-containing protein 37A3-like, producing MKLETVQPQENSLAKIQSVGKSLQRVNRILMGPRSIQKSHFKEVGKQSNRKEQGAWAFVENAAKEKRLRSPAPRELEQPQRLRSPAPRELEQPHIEQGHEKLAGNTIYTKPSFNQEHKAAVFSLLKPFSMGVPSISTPAKALPVVRNRLKDLSILVLENAKLS from the coding sequence ATGAAATTAGAAACTGTCCAACCACAGGAAAACAGCCTGGCTAAGATTCAAAGTGTAGGCAAAAGCCTGCAGAGAGTGAACAGAATCCTCATGGGCCCAAGGAGCATCCAGAAAAGTCACTTCAAAGAGGTGGGAAAGCAGAGCAACAGGAAGGAACAGGGTGCCTGGGCATTTGTGGAGAATGCTGCCAAAGAAAAAAGGCTCAGGAGTCCAGCCCCAAGGGAGCTGGAACAGCCTCAAAGGCTCAGGAGTCCAGCCCCAAGGGAGCTGGAACAGCCTCACATAGAGCAGGGGCATGAGAAGTTAGCAGGAAACACCATCTATACCAAGCCTTCGTTCAACCAAGAGCATAAGGCAGCAGTCTTCTCTTTGCTGAAACCCTTCTCCATGGGCGTGCCTTCTATCTCCACCCCTGCAAAAGCCCTACCTGTGGTCAGAAACAGATTGAAAGACTTATCCATTTTGGttttagaaaatgcaaagttGAGTTAA
- the LOC101149594 gene encoding protein MANBAL-like encodes MASDLDFSPLEVPEPTFLENLLWYGLFLGAIFQLICVLAIIIPIPKFHEVEAEPSELRSAEVTRKPKATVPSVNKRPKKETKKKR; translated from the coding sequence ATGGCCTCTGACCTAGACTTCTCACCTCTGGAGGTGCCTGAGCCCACTTTCCTGGAGAACCTGCTATGGTACGGACTCTTCCTGGGAGCCATCTTCCAGCTCATCTGTGTGCTGGCCATCATCATACCCATTCCCAAGTTCCACGAGGTAGAGGCTGAACCATCTGAGCTCAGAAGTGCTGAGGTGACGAGGAAGCCCAAGGCTACTGTTCCTTCTGTGAACAAGAGGCCCAAGAAAGAGACCAAGAAGAAGCGGTAG